In Equus przewalskii isolate Varuska chromosome 22, EquPr2, whole genome shotgun sequence, the following proteins share a genomic window:
- the CTSL gene encoding procathepsin L isoform X2, producing MRMIELHNQEYSQGKHGFTMAMNAFGDMTNEEFRQVMNGLHNQTHKKGRVFREPLSAELPKSVDWRKKGYVTPVKNQGLCGSCWAFSATGALEGQMFRKTGKLVSLSEQNLVDCSWAQGNEGCSGGLMDYAFQYVKDNGGLDSEKSYPYLAEDGFCKYKPEYSAANDTGFLDIQQQEKFLMEAVATVGPISAGIDASLESFQFYKEGIYYDPDCSSKYLDHGVLVVGYGFEGKDSRNKYWLVKNSWGEDWGMNGYIKMAKDRENHCGIATMASYPSLGGDKGLA from the exons ATGAGAATGATTGAACTGCACAATCAGGAATACAGCCAAGGGAAGCACGGCTTCACCATGGCCATGAATGCCTTTGGTGACATG accAATGAAGAATTCAGGCAGGTGATGAATGGCCTTCACAACCAGACGCACAAGAAGGGGAGAGTGTTTCGAGAACCTCTCTCTGCCGAGCTCCCCAAATCTGTGGATTGGAGAAAGAAAGGCTATGTAACTCCTGTGAAGAATCAG GGTCTGTGTGGTTCTTGTTGGGCTTTTAGTGCGACTGGTGCCCTTGAAGGACAGATGTTCCGGAAAACTGGCAAACTTGTTTCACTGAGTGAGCAGAACCTGGTGGACTGCTCTTGGGCTCAAGGCAATGAGGGCTGCAGTGGTGGCCTGATGGATTATGCCTTCCAGTACGTCAAGGACAACGGAGGCCTGGACTCGGAGAAATCTTACCCATATCTTGCAGAG GATGGATTCTGTAAATACAAGCCTGAGTATTCTGCTGCCAACGACACTGGCTTCCTGGACATCCAGCAGCAGGAGAAGTTCCTTATGGAGGCAGTGGCAACGGTGGGGCCCATCTCTGCCGGGATCGATGCCAGCCTGGAATCCTTCCAGTTCTATAAAGAAG GCATTTATTATGATCCGGACTGCAGCAGTAAATACCTGGATCACGGCGTTTTGGTGGTTGGCTATGGCTTTGAAGGAAAAGATTCAAGGAATAAATATTGGCTTGTCAAGAACAG cTGGGGTGAAGATTGGGGCATGAATGGCTACATAAAGATGGCCAAAGACCGGGAAAACCACTGTGGAATTGCCACCATGGCCAGCTATCCTTCACTCGGGGGTGATAAAGGACTCGCTTGA
- the CTSL gene encoding procathepsin L isoform X1 — MNPSLFLAALCLGIASAAPKLDPSLDAQWYQWKATHRRLYGVNKEAWRRAVWEKNMRMIELHNQEYSQGKHGFTMAMNAFGDMTNEEFRQVMNGLHNQTHKKGRVFREPLSAELPKSVDWRKKGYVTPVKNQGLCGSCWAFSATGALEGQMFRKTGKLVSLSEQNLVDCSWAQGNEGCSGGLMDYAFQYVKDNGGLDSEKSYPYLAEDGFCKYKPEYSAANDTGFLDIQQQEKFLMEAVATVGPISAGIDASLESFQFYKEGIYYDPDCSSKYLDHGVLVVGYGFEGKDSRNKYWLVKNSWGEDWGMNGYIKMAKDRENHCGIATMASYPSLGGDKGLA, encoded by the exons ATGAATCCTTCACTCTTTCTGGCTGCCCTTTGCTTGGGAATAGCCTCAGCTGCTCCAAAACTTGATCCCAGTTTAGATGCACAATGGTACCAGTGGAAGGCAACGCACAGAAGACTATATGGCGTG AATAAAGAAGCATGGAGGAGAGCAGTGTGGGAGAAGAATATGAGAATGATTGAACTGCACAATCAGGAATACAGCCAAGGGAAGCACGGCTTCACCATGGCCATGAATGCCTTTGGTGACATG accAATGAAGAATTCAGGCAGGTGATGAATGGCCTTCACAACCAGACGCACAAGAAGGGGAGAGTGTTTCGAGAACCTCTCTCTGCCGAGCTCCCCAAATCTGTGGATTGGAGAAAGAAAGGCTATGTAACTCCTGTGAAGAATCAG GGTCTGTGTGGTTCTTGTTGGGCTTTTAGTGCGACTGGTGCCCTTGAAGGACAGATGTTCCGGAAAACTGGCAAACTTGTTTCACTGAGTGAGCAGAACCTGGTGGACTGCTCTTGGGCTCAAGGCAATGAGGGCTGCAGTGGTGGCCTGATGGATTATGCCTTCCAGTACGTCAAGGACAACGGAGGCCTGGACTCGGAGAAATCTTACCCATATCTTGCAGAG GATGGATTCTGTAAATACAAGCCTGAGTATTCTGCTGCCAACGACACTGGCTTCCTGGACATCCAGCAGCAGGAGAAGTTCCTTATGGAGGCAGTGGCAACGGTGGGGCCCATCTCTGCCGGGATCGATGCCAGCCTGGAATCCTTCCAGTTCTATAAAGAAG GCATTTATTATGATCCGGACTGCAGCAGTAAATACCTGGATCACGGCGTTTTGGTGGTTGGCTATGGCTTTGAAGGAAAAGATTCAAGGAATAAATATTGGCTTGTCAAGAACAG cTGGGGTGAAGATTGGGGCATGAATGGCTACATAAAGATGGCCAAAGACCGGGAAAACCACTGTGGAATTGCCACCATGGCCAGCTATCCTTCACTCGGGGGTGATAAAGGACTCGCTTGA